The Brassica napus cultivar Da-Ae chromosome C1, Da-Ae, whole genome shotgun sequence DNA segment taagattagaaaataattttttttagaaatctcttttatttaggattttagaaaaagaaaaaattattttcacataattacagtttttattgacacattcactatctaacttttttagttgacacatgtcacaatcatatcagatgaaatatttgaagttatttttggtttatattttttttaagacaaaattattaaaaaagtaaagttagttaattataagaaaaataagattacttttttttttttttttttgtcggctaCCCATGTGAATTAGATCAAATGGTGGCAGACGAGCCGATTCTCCGAGGAGCATCTCCGTCTGTCCGGATCTGATCTATATGGGAAAAGATATATCCTCTAGTTCTTGCTTCTTTCGCTAGCGTGTCCGCTCGACCATTCCTACTCCGAGGAATATGAGACAGGCTAACATCTTCGAAGCCTTCCTGCAAGGGAAACTAATCacatatataagattacttttatatgtttattttatttagacttttaaaagggaaactaattatttgataattagtttttcttttatatttttatacagctattttatttttagcataaaaaattttgttaacttatttatatattttgtcttatacataatgttaaattatttatatattttgtcttatacatacaaacacatgtcacaatattatcaaataatcttttgcaattatattttgattaggatttaaaaaaagaaaattactattaaataatatttataattactttttgataaaattcatttttgttaatatcttagtatatatatttttaattatgagatagattaacacatgtcacaatcttaaatatatgattgtcatgtgtcgcgatcatgttaattagcaactttgaagaaccaaactttatataataagattttaaaagggaaactaattatttgataattagtttttcttttatatttttatacagctattttatttttagcatAAAAAATTCTgttaacttatttatatattttgtcttatacataatgttaaattatttatatattttgtcttatacatacaaacacatgtcacaatattatcaaataatcttttgcaattatattttgattaggatttaaaaaaaaaattactattaaataatatttataattactttttgataaaattcatttttgttaatatcttagtatatataattttaattatgagatagattaacacatgtcataatcttaaatatatgattgccatgtgtcgcgatcatgttaattagaaactttgaagaaccaagctttatataataatttataattactttttgataaaattcatttttgttaatatcttagtatatatatattttaattatgagatagattaacacatgtcacaatcttaaatatatgaTTGCCATGTGTCGTGATATGCTAATGTGGTCATTGCATTTTTTATAAGTATACTTTTAGACCTTGTTCAATTAACAAGTATATGTCCCCTGTAACCGATCAAAACTCTACTAATCTTCTTAGATTTAATTAGGAAAAGCCACTTGTTAAGAATAAACTCTTACTATTTTCTATGAAAAGCGCATGTCGTTCTCAAACTTTAAAGCCACCGAGATCTGCTTTACCAGTTTTTCGAAACGACACGCATGGTCCCACTTATTACAAAACCAAACCCCATTATGCAAAAGCTCCCCTCTTTCGCCTAAACTCTCAGCTTTCACTTTATACACACAACAAAACTTTAGTTCTTTTCTTATTTAACTCAAAACCATTACACATTTTCAAATTCCCTTTCCATGATCACATAATTCATGTCAAATCTACTTCCTTTACCTCCTCCACCGCCGTCTCAACCACCGCCTGAAACGCCGCCATGGGACACACCGTCTTCTGTATGGTATACTCCAAGAACCACGCCGTGGAGAACACCACATAGCACACAGTCCACACCACTTAACCAAAAAACACCGGCAGTTAAATTCAACGGTCTTGATACAGAGCCGAGGGAAGATAGGGTGATTCTCCGGCAGCCACGGAGCAGCAGGACCAATCCGTTGATATGGTGTGTAGCtggtttatgttttttgttCAGCCTTGTGCTTATCTTCTTCGGGATAGCTACTTTGATTGTGTTTCTTGCGGTTAAACCAAGAACCCCTGAATTTGACATCCCAACCGCGAGTCTACACACTATCTACTTCGACTCGCCGGTGAGTTTCAACGGAGATTTATCGATGATGATGAACTTCACCAACCCTAATAAGAAGATAGAAGTGAGGTTTGAGAAGATTAATATaaagctcttcttcttcaataaaCTGATTGCGGTGCAAGGGGTCCAGCCGTTTTCGCAGAGAAAACGGGAGATAAGGTTGGAACCAATCCGTTTGATCTCAAGCTTGGTCTACTTGCCTGTAAACCATGCGGTGGAGCTCAGTAGACAGGTGCAGAACAACAAGATAGAATATCAGATTAGTGGTACCTTTAAAGTCAGAGCTCATTTTGGGTTGATTCATTACTCTTACTGGCTGCACGGAAGGTGCCAACTCCAGATGACCGGTCCACCAACCGGAATCCTAATTTCTCATAACTGCACTACAAAGAgacgatgaagaagatgaatagGTTGTCCCAGAGAAACCTCAAAGTCTTTAGCTTTGGTATGTTATTCAAGTATAGATCTATTTTTTTGCTTACTCACAAAATgtataaaagaagaagaagacctaGTGAACTCTAGCCAAGAACAGAGATCGGAGTTTGTagtacaatttaaaaaataaaaataagaaaatgaaaagatattatGTTTCTTGGTAACAGATTCATAATTGATCACCGTTGGATACAGTTCCAAGAACAGGGTTTAAAAAATTGTACTGTTGAACACACCTGAACCACCGGAGAAAAGATTTAAGACCAAAAGCAAAAGAGGTATCACACATAAGATTCTCATGTTGGGTACCCCTTCAGGGCTTTAAAGTAATcaaaaacacaaacaaagaaaaaggaaGCTTACCCATTTTCTAGCATATGCCAACAGAGaggattttaaaattcaaaatctcaactaacattttattactttgTACAGGAAACTTCAAATATTAGATACAGTGGAGTCACATAGTGAAAAGTTAAGCAAAAATTGATTGGCTAAAACCGCAACTGGTTTCAGTAGACAGGCATGTAAAGTTGATTGTATATAAAACCACACAAGCCTTACCTAATGGAGGCTTTAAGAAAGACACCACATGTCAAATGGTAGACTGAAACAGGGATCAACTGAAACTCCTTTCacattttttaattgttttatcaGAAATAAAGCAACCAAATCTCTTTCTGTATCTGCAATCTCTTAAACCAACTTGCACCATTTGATTAACACAGTACCAACTTTGACTATCTAGACGAAAGAGAAATGAAGAAGAGAAACTTTACCTTTTACTTTGGTAAGATGCTGTGATCCTAGCAATTCAAACTTGGCCATATGCAGACCAATCTTGAATATTCTCTGCAACTATTCATCTCTGGAGCACCCTCAAAGTGTAGACATGAAAACTAAATATCAAGAAACCATAACAAAACATACAAGACCTTGAAAATGGGGAAACGTGAAGtgtaaacattatatatatgattcaatCCTTTAGGCACAAGCGACATCTCTCTCGtttatagaatctatatatataacacaatCCTGATCAAGCTCTCAAAGCGTCAACATTATTAAAAGAACCAGAGTacaaaacccaaaccaaaatggagtaaaagaaGAAAACGAATCTGGAACTGTCTCTTTCCATTGCAACGGCCCTCAAACCTCAGCAGGAGTCTTAGCCACAATAGAGAGAGCATGTAACCCGCTCTGCAACTCCTCTTGCAGCAAGTCATATACCATCCTATGTCTCTTCACCAAGCTTTTACCTTGGAAAGCATCGGAAACAACTCGCAGATTGAAATGCGTTTCCCCATCATCACCAGCACTACCTCTAACAGCAGCATGTCCTGCGTGCTGGTAAGACACATCTTCAACTTCTAACTCATCAGGAGTCAGCTCCTTGTCCAACTTCTCTCTTATCCTCATCCCTCTACTCCCTAAAGCAACGATCTTTGACACACTCTCGGACTCTTCAACCTCAACAACACTAGGAGGCTTTGACTCTAAATCCACCTCAACAACACTTGCTTCATCGGTTGTTGACTCTGACGTACCATCATCTGCTTTCACTTCAAGACTCAGAGCCTTCTTCTGCATCAGCTTGAGCATATTGAGAAACCCGTTGTTCCTCGAAGGAGTTAGACTCTGCTGCAAACCGAGAAGAACCGCGAAATCAGGCGTTACCCTCAGAATCTCCGTCACTGGTCTTCCAGATAAGCCGTTAACTAGTAAAGCAGCTAAGCCTTTGGTGAGAACCGAATCGGAATCAGCTTCGTAGACGACGTTGCGCTCCTCGTCGAAGAAAGCCCTAACCCACACCTGAGAAACGCATCCTTCCACTTTATTCTCCCTCGTCTTGAACCTCGAATCGAGCGGTTTGAGATTCTTCCCGTAGAAGAGGAGCTGCTCGTACTTGGCCTTTGGCTCCTGCACCGATTGGAATA contains these protein-coding regions:
- the BNAC01G18620D gene encoding NDR1/HIN1-like protein 10; translation: MSNLLPLPPPPPSQPPPETPPWDTPSSVWYTPRTTPWRTPHSTQSTPLNQKTPAVKFNGLDTEPREDRVILRQPRSSRTNPLIWCVAGLCFLFSLVLIFFGIATLIVFLAVKPRTPEFDIPTASLHTIYFDSPVSFNGDLSMMMNFTNPNKKIEVRFEKINIKLFFFNKLIAVQGVQPFSQRKREIRLEPIRLISSLVYLPVNHAVELSRQVQNNKIEYQISGTFKVRAHFGLIHYSYWLHGRCQLQMTGPPTGILISHNCTTKRR
- the LOC106428298 gene encoding sufE-like protein 1, chloroplastic/mitochondrial, coding for MAASMSSSCCLSSLRLIPFKRTFFSSVNPPSKNLILRPIPSFLRTIVTFQKIPTVIVPPLSASSSSPSSSVDLQPIEELPPKLQEIVKLFQSVQEPKAKYEQLLFYGKNLKPLDSRFKTRENKVEGCVSQVWVRAFFDEERNVVYEADSDSVLTKGLAALLVNGLSGRPVTEILRVTPDFAVLLGLQQSLTPSRNNGFLNMLKLMQKKALSLEVKADDGTSESTTDEASVVEVDLESKPPSVVEVEESESVSKIVALGSRGMRIREKLDKELTPDELEVEDVSYQHAGHAAVRGSAGDDGETHFNLRVVSDAFQGKSLVKRHRMVYDLLQEELQSGLHALSIVAKTPAEV